The segment GGTCGATCACATTGGTTGCGGTCGCAGCGAGAAGCCGCCGGCGGATCAGTTCGCCTACACGATGGCGGCGCACCGAGACAATCTGATCCACTTGATCGATACGCTGGATCTGAAGAACGTGATCCTGATTGCGCACGATTGGGGTGGCGCGATCGGATTGGCGGCAATGCACGCTCGTCAGGAACGTTTGGCGGGCATTGGTTTGTTGAACACCGCCGCATTTCCCCCGCCATACATGCCTCAGCGAATCGCGGCTTGCCGGATGCCATTGTTGGGGACGCCTGCCGTTCGTGGTTTGAACCTGTTTGCACGCGCCGCGGTGACGATGGCCATGTCGCGAACGAAGATGAAACCTGAAGTCGCCGCCGGTTTGCTGGCACCCTATGACAGTTGGGACAACCGAGTTGCGATCGATCGATTTGTTCGTGACATTCCATTGGAAGAGTCGCACCCGACGATGTCGACACTGCGTGAACTCGAAGCCGGTTTGCCTGACCTTGGAGCGGTTCCGATCGCTCTGATTTGGGGAATGAAGGATTGGTGTTTCCGGCCGGAGTGCTTGCGTCGTTTTGAGTCTGTTTGGCCCGAGGCCGAAGTCACTGAACTGGCAACGACGGGGCACTATGTGATCGAAGATTCACCCGAAGAAACGTTGCAGGCGATCGGCCGATTGCGAGATTGGGTTCAGGAGCATCTACGTGGCGGTTGATCCTTGGCAATGGGTTGCGATGACTTTGCGCGGCCCGGCCGATGCGATCCAGTACGCTTGCGTTTTGGAAGCGACCGCACCGAAAGCTGGCAACGTTCATCCGGTGGCTCGGTTTGATGATCTTTGCTTTGCGGACTTTGTTACCGCTGCCGAACTCGCGTCCAACGAGCTGACTCGTCCAGCAACGGGCTTGGGCGACCGGATTTATGAGTTGGTGCTGCAGACGCGACGCAAGACGCGGACGAATGTGAACCTTGGGATCGCGTTGCTGTTGGGGCCGATTGTTTTTGTGGAAGAAAAGTTTCGCCAGTCCAAGGAAGATTGGACATTGGATCGGTGGAGCGACGCGGTGCGATCGGTCTTGGAGACACTGCCGAAGCGCCAAAGTCAGCGCATAGCAGAAGCCATCGCGACATCGATGGCCGGTGGAATGGACGGCGACTATCAACCAAGTGATTCGTCGCTGGACGTGGAAAGTTCCGCCGCGGAAGAGTACGACATCATGGCGGGGATGCGAGAGGCAAAGGATCGGGATTTGATCGCGGCCGAATATGCGGGCGGCTTTCGGTCCTTTTTTGAAGAAGTCGTTCCCACCATGCAGTCGTGTGTCAACGAAACCGGAGATCTGCTGTCTGGGATCGCGTGGACGCACTTGCGATTGTTGGCGTCTCGCGGTGACACGCTGATCGCGAGAAAGAATGGCGCCCAGGCGGAACAGATCATTCGGGAACAAGCCCGGCAATGTTGCATCGACTTTGAGAAGGATCGCAACGTGTTGCACATTGCCAAATTCGATCGGATGCTCCGCGAGGAAGGACATCGACGAAACCCAGGCACCACCGCAGATTTCGTCGCCGCGGCGTTGTACGTTTGTCTGCGGATGCACGAGCTACCGGACGTGACTGCATAGGGCGCAACTGAACCGGGTGTTGACTAACACCACCGAATGATCGCGGACATGGCGTGAGCCGCACTCAGTCTTTCGCTTGCAGTTGCTCTTTCAACCGTTCGATTTCTCGTTGCAGTTCTTCCACCGTGGGCTGCTTGGCTTCTTTTTGGGGAGCCGGCAAGGTCGGAGTGGATGGTGGCAAAGCTTCAATGCTGGGGCGACCGTCATTTGGCAATTCCAGCGGGTCTGGCAGAACGTCATTGCTCGCCGCTGGTGCTGGCAGTTGATTCATGGGAGCAGGCAGGTCGGCACCGGAATCAGTGGCATCCGGTTTGGGCGCTGGTAGGACTTCGTTGTTGGAAGTGGAAGGTGCCGCCGCGTTGCCGCCGAGCATCTTACCGAACATGGACCCCATTCCGCCCAAGAACCCGCCGGAGTTTGACTCGGCGGCGTCGGGTTCCGCCGACGTTGCCGCGGATTGTTCGG is part of the Rhodopirellula halodulae genome and harbors:
- a CDS encoding alpha/beta fold hydrolase; its protein translation is MKNLASDLFPHPSSEISIGGHLLRYVDTDSEKAAAGDDTSGLTFLCVHGNPTWSFYYRRVIERFGQRDRVIAVDHIGCGRSEKPPADQFAYTMAAHRDNLIHLIDTLDLKNVILIAHDWGGAIGLAAMHARQERLAGIGLLNTAAFPPPYMPQRIAACRMPLLGTPAVRGLNLFARAAVTMAMSRTKMKPEVAAGLLAPYDSWDNRVAIDRFVRDIPLEESHPTMSTLRELEAGLPDLGAVPIALIWGMKDWCFRPECLRRFESVWPEAEVTELATTGHYVIEDSPEETLQAIGRLRDWVQEHLRGG
- a CDS encoding triphosphoribosyl-dephospho-CoA synthase, with amino-acid sequence MTLRGPADAIQYACVLEATAPKAGNVHPVARFDDLCFADFVTAAELASNELTRPATGLGDRIYELVLQTRRKTRTNVNLGIALLLGPIVFVEEKFRQSKEDWTLDRWSDAVRSVLETLPKRQSQRIAEAIATSMAGGMDGDYQPSDSSLDVESSAAEEYDIMAGMREAKDRDLIAAEYAGGFRSFFEEVVPTMQSCVNETGDLLSGIAWTHLRLLASRGDTLIARKNGAQAEQIIREQARQCCIDFEKDRNVLHIAKFDRMLREEGHRRNPGTTADFVAAALYVCLRMHELPDVTA